A single genomic interval of Limnochordia bacterium harbors:
- a CDS encoding LacI family transcriptional regulator, translated as MSKINQREVAEILGLSQATVSRALSGKQVSPETRRKVAATCSRLGYVPNRNAQNLALARSNNIGFAVETFGVLANDVIHRLLINICERAKQDDYSVSIILLNSIPRQSRTGFIDGVIAFASSKQYEMFLNYEEDLGCPIVLVDCDQEAPFPRVIFDDCEGGYMATEYLIGLGHTRICYIGTRESGPGEQRWLGYKKAMQAANLPLIGPVELAGWPNIDTELAPYEEQIFAFRPLPTAFIAASDQIAVALIKMLREHGFVVPDQVSVIGFNDSPLMGCYEPPLTTIRIPAEHLGKIVWDTLQAQFNGKRVPRCTKIRPHLIERKSCLRL; from the coding sequence ATGAGCAAGATCAATCAACGGGAAGTTGCAGAAATACTGGGGTTGTCCCAGGCCACCGTCTCAAGGGCACTCAGCGGCAAACAAGTCTCCCCTGAGACAAGACGAAAGGTCGCAGCAACATGCAGTCGGTTGGGCTATGTTCCAAACCGCAACGCGCAGAACTTGGCATTAGCTCGTAGTAACAACATCGGGTTTGCTGTGGAGACCTTCGGGGTACTGGCAAACGATGTAATTCATCGTCTGCTGATCAATATTTGTGAACGTGCCAAGCAGGATGATTACAGCGTGAGTATCATTTTACTTAACTCCATACCCCGACAAAGCCGGACTGGTTTCATTGATGGTGTCATCGCCTTTGCCTCCTCCAAGCAATATGAGATGTTCCTAAATTACGAAGAAGATCTAGGATGCCCCATCGTATTGGTGGACTGTGATCAGGAGGCACCCTTTCCCCGGGTGATCTTCGATGATTGCGAAGGCGGCTACATGGCTACCGAGTACCTTATTGGGCTTGGCCATACCCGCATATGCTATATCGGCACACGGGAAAGTGGTCCGGGGGAACAGCGATGGCTCGGTTACAAGAAGGCTATGCAAGCAGCCAATCTTCCTTTGATTGGTCCTGTGGAGTTAGCCGGTTGGCCCAATATCGATACGGAGTTGGCCCCCTATGAAGAGCAGATCTTCGCTTTTAGGCCTCTCCCCACCGCGTTCATTGCTGCCAGTGACCAGATTGCCGTAGCATTAATCAAGATGCTTAGGGAACATGGGTTCGTCGTCCCTGATCAGGTGTCGGTAATTGGGTTTAACGATTCCCCATTGATGGGCTGCTATGAACCGCCTTTAACTACGATTCGGATCCCAGCGGAGCATCTGGGCAAAATCGTTTGGGATACGTTGCAGGCCCAGTTCAATGGCAAGCGAGTCCCCAGATGCACGAAGATTCGCCCCCACTTGATCGAACGCAAATCCTGCTTGCGTCTGTAG
- the larC gene encoding nickel pincer cofactor biosynthesis protein LarC → MKIAYVDCFSGASGDMFLGALFQLGYSPEQLRKDLAGVNVHGYEVGLETRVVSGISSIKAIVEAEEEHVHRHLEDIVHLIRESDLKETIKAKGIELFTRLATAEAKVHHTTLDKVHFHEVGAVDSIVDILGTLCGIDYLQIEEMYCGSIPLGCGFVECQHGTIPVPAPATLELLKGYPVYQTDIEAELVTPTGALLLTSLCKFEAPPHMRITHIGYGAGTRVLESPNLLRLYLGEKASPIQWHDLPGEGSSVVAVEVTIDDMNPEFYEYVLIKLQEAGALEAFLTPIMAKKSRPATLLTVIASPSNVESILQVMFRETTTLGVRLRQEKMYGLSAEKLRVDMDVHHIGVKIARIGQEVVNIAPEYEECKQVAQALGLPLKDVYDGAKEKARKKIAELN, encoded by the coding sequence TTGAAAATAGCATATGTAGACTGTTTCTCGGGAGCGAGCGGAGATATGTTCTTGGGTGCCTTGTTTCAGCTGGGATATTCGCCGGAACAATTGCGCAAGGACTTAGCTGGTGTGAATGTTCATGGCTATGAAGTGGGGCTGGAAACCAGGGTTGTATCTGGTATTTCGAGCATAAAAGCAATCGTCGAAGCCGAAGAAGAGCACGTACATCGACATTTAGAGGACATTGTTCACCTGATTCGAGAAAGTGACCTTAAGGAGACAATCAAGGCGAAGGGGATCGAGCTTTTTACACGGCTAGCTACGGCGGAGGCGAAGGTCCATCATACTACTTTAGATAAAGTCCATTTCCACGAGGTGGGGGCAGTGGATTCCATCGTCGACATTCTTGGCACCCTCTGCGGTATTGATTACCTACAGATCGAAGAAATGTACTGCGGAAGTATTCCCCTAGGATGTGGCTTTGTGGAATGCCAACACGGTACCATACCTGTACCGGCACCAGCTACCCTGGAATTACTCAAAGGTTATCCGGTTTATCAGACGGACATTGAAGCGGAACTAGTGACCCCCACCGGAGCACTATTACTTACATCTTTATGCAAGTTCGAAGCACCACCCCACATGCGCATTACCCACATTGGGTATGGTGCCGGAACTAGGGTACTAGAGTCTCCTAACTTACTGCGGCTTTACTTGGGTGAGAAGGCCTCTCCAATCCAGTGGCATGACCTTCCGGGGGAAGGATCCTCTGTTGTTGCAGTGGAAGTGACCATCGATGATATGAATCCTGAGTTTTATGAGTATGTACTTATTAAGTTACAGGAGGCCGGCGCTCTGGAAGCTTTCTTGACTCCGATCATGGCCAAGAAAAGTCGCCCTGCCACTCTGCTTACAGTAATTGCATCTCCCTCTAACGTCGAATCCATTTTGCAGGTAATGTTTCGGGAGACAACAACTCTAGGTGTTAGGCTTCGCCAAGAGAAAATGTATGGACTATCCGCGGAGAAACTAAGGGTGGATATGGACGTTCATCACATCGGTGTTAAGATTGCGCGTATTGGACAGGAGGTAGTCAATATTGCCCCTGAGTATGAGGAATGTAAGCAGGTAGCACAGGCCCTTGGTTTACCTTTGAAGGATGTCTATGATGGAGCTAAGGAGAAGGCCCGCAAGAAGATTGCCGAACTGAACTAG
- a CDS encoding extracellular solute-binding protein, protein MKRLQTFFLVAIASILMVTSYVYAEPIIIEYWGTWGGISGKNVETPLITQFNEEYEGVYKVIGNELEVREKLPVAVAGGVPPTVVKIDRYQLGAYALMGLLQPLDGLIERDGLAFDEFYPAATAESMFDGKVYAIPWTIDDRALYYNVDLFHACGLDPRKPPKTWEDLEEYSKKLDFYDGSELKRVGFSPTRGNWSFLGWLWAAGGEVLDESGQTALINSPAGRKAVNWLADFISRYGGDGVIGAAWDAGGGFIGGSAGMVIDGCFFAGPVLDENPGLEWRVAPPPRPAGLEDTPITWSGGHAFAIPTGISDEELEAAWEFIKFYTSHEAQVTLGIGSQGWLPALRSAATSYEFLSAVPEMETFVYLMDYTTFRPVTPFGDAFYGAIFGVDGAIAQGDKSPDEVLAQAAQNAQKALDDGWKDPFGMKAAEKASEIAQSSFSVKVGAENAIRHGDGAPSMDDNVITHGWNNGFYEYEFTIPQGQAGNYTLYVFASTWSDAGRIFTIDNEQEFLYVFPGYNDWNRYDLFTVKSGIPLTAGKHTIKIAVERDYLNLDYFQLVKE, encoded by the coding sequence ATGAAGAGACTGCAAACTTTCTTTCTAGTCGCGATCGCATCAATCCTAATGGTAACCAGTTACGTGTATGCAGAGCCCATTATCATTGAATACTGGGGAACTTGGGGCGGTATTTCCGGAAAGAATGTGGAGACCCCCTTGATCACACAGTTTAACGAAGAGTACGAAGGTGTTTACAAAGTCATTGGCAATGAGCTGGAGGTCCGGGAGAAGTTGCCGGTTGCAGTTGCAGGTGGTGTGCCTCCCACCGTGGTCAAGATCGACCGCTATCAGCTGGGGGCCTACGCCCTTATGGGTCTGCTCCAGCCTCTGGATGGACTTATTGAGCGTGATGGACTTGCTTTCGATGAGTTCTATCCAGCAGCAACAGCTGAGAGTATGTTCGATGGGAAAGTCTATGCTATTCCCTGGACCATTGACGACCGTGCTTTATACTACAATGTAGATCTTTTCCACGCCTGTGGTCTAGACCCGCGCAAACCACCAAAAACTTGGGAAGACTTAGAGGAATACAGTAAGAAATTAGACTTCTATGATGGCAGTGAGCTAAAACGCGTTGGCTTTAGCCCCACCCGGGGCAACTGGTCATTCCTAGGATGGCTATGGGCCGCTGGCGGTGAGGTCCTTGATGAATCCGGGCAAACAGCACTAATCAACAGTCCCGCGGGACGTAAAGCCGTAAACTGGCTGGCTGATTTCATTAGTCGATACGGAGGAGATGGGGTCATTGGTGCAGCATGGGATGCTGGCGGTGGTTTCATCGGCGGCTCCGCAGGCATGGTAATCGACGGCTGTTTCTTTGCTGGTCCTGTACTCGATGAGAACCCCGGTCTAGAATGGCGTGTAGCTCCTCCACCCCGTCCGGCAGGTCTTGAGGACACACCAATTACCTGGTCCGGTGGTCATGCCTTTGCCATACCCACAGGGATCTCCGATGAGGAACTGGAAGCAGCATGGGAATTCATCAAGTTCTATACCAGTCACGAGGCCCAAGTCACCCTTGGAATCGGCTCCCAAGGATGGCTGCCTGCCCTACGCTCCGCGGCAACATCCTATGAGTTCCTTAGTGCAGTCCCCGAAATGGAAACCTTTGTGTACCTCATGGACTACACGACCTTCCGTCCTGTTACACCCTTCGGCGACGCGTTCTATGGAGCCATTTTTGGTGTGGATGGTGCCATTGCCCAAGGGGATAAATCCCCGGACGAAGTCCTGGCCCAAGCGGCGCAAAATGCCCAAAAAGCCTTGGACGATGGATGGAAGGACCCCTTCGGCATGAAGGCAGCGGAAAAGGCAAGCGAAATAGCCCAATCCAGTTTTTCCGTTAAAGTTGGTGCTGAAAATGCCATCAGACACGGTGACGGCGCCCCAAGCATGGATGATAACGTAATCACCCACGGTTGGAACAATGGATTTTACGAATACGAGTTTACTATTCCCCAAGGACAGGCAGGCAACTATACGCTATATGTATTTGCTTCCACCTGGTCCGATGCTGGAAGGATCTTTACCATCGATAATGAACAGGAGTTTCTATACGTATTTCCAGGATATAACGACTGGAACAGATACGACCTGTTTACAGTCAAGAGTGGTATTCCGCTAACGGCTGGTAAACACACTATCAAGATCGCCGTGGAGAGAGACTACCTCAACCTTGATTACTTCCAACTAGTTAAGGAATAA
- a CDS encoding KamA family radical SAM protein, translating to MKHSQSVEWTDWQWQLRHRLRTEGDFCPVIELTCQERTALRCENIGLPTAVTPYYASLCDPKDPSCPIRRQAIPLPEEMISYSFENIDSLAEETQSPIPFLVHRYPDRVLIMATHLCATYCRHCTRRRRVGLENVTIADEDLARIRDYLETHKIRDVLISGGDPLCLSDARLANILNVIDSVPHVEILRIGTRTPVTNPFRITQDLVDILRRHRSLWISTHFNHPKEITEEAKQACSLLIDHGIPVLNQTVLLAGINDSTKIQQELVRQLVRMKVYPYYLYQCDLVSGIEHFRTPPQVGINIIKELQGRTTGFAVPRFVIDAPGGGGKIPLEPQRIIKETPTELILQNYEGKCFRYPTKRLPAVCTGCM from the coding sequence GTGAAACATAGCCAGAGTGTAGAGTGGACCGATTGGCAATGGCAACTACGCCACCGTCTAAGGACCGAAGGGGATTTTTGCCCGGTGATTGAGCTTACCTGTCAGGAAAGGACTGCCCTTAGATGTGAAAACATTGGGCTTCCTACTGCAGTTACGCCTTACTATGCTTCATTGTGTGACCCGAAGGATCCTTCCTGCCCGATTCGTCGTCAAGCCATCCCCTTACCCGAAGAAATGATCTCCTATTCCTTTGAGAACATCGATTCCCTCGCTGAGGAAACTCAGTCTCCCATCCCCTTTCTGGTGCACCGTTATCCAGATCGGGTCCTGATTATGGCTACCCATCTGTGCGCCACTTACTGTCGACACTGCACCCGACGGCGACGAGTAGGCTTGGAAAACGTCACCATCGCCGATGAAGATTTGGCTCGGATTAGGGATTACTTGGAGACACACAAAATACGTGATGTGCTAATCTCCGGGGGAGATCCCCTTTGTCTTTCCGACGCCCGCTTGGCCAATATTCTCAATGTGATTGATTCAGTTCCTCATGTTGAGATCCTGCGTATTGGTACCCGAACTCCAGTCACAAACCCTTTTCGGATTACCCAGGATCTAGTGGACATCCTCCGCCGTCATCGTTCTTTATGGATTAGTACCCATTTCAACCATCCAAAGGAGATCACCGAAGAAGCAAAACAGGCCTGTAGTCTTCTCATCGACCACGGTATACCAGTGCTTAACCAAACGGTGCTACTTGCTGGTATTAATGACTCCACAAAGATCCAACAGGAGCTAGTAAGGCAACTTGTTCGTATGAAGGTCTATCCTTACTATCTTTATCAGTGCGATTTAGTATCCGGGATAGAGCATTTCCGTACCCCACCCCAGGTTGGTATTAACATCATCAAGGAATTACAGGGGCGGACCACAGGTTTTGCTGTTCCTAGATTTGTGATTGATGCTCCCGGTGGTGGAGGCAAAATCCCCTTAGAACCCCAGCGCATCATCAAAGAGACCCCCACAGAGCTTATTTTGCAGAACTATGAGGGTAAATGTTTTAGATACCCAACGAAACGCCTCCCCGCCGTGTGTACCGGATGCATGTAA
- a CDS encoding glycoside hydrolase family 76 protein, which produces MSLINKAMVLALIICGIASMGLPVPTEGRDMEYLHQAADEALDAMIDGFWNDEQLHFHKYSDRSGWTDFWWLAQVWDAVMDGVERTEGKNEKWLEIMERVYAGQRSRTPTFRNQFYDDEAWWALGCIRAYKITNNQKYLRMANSLWSDIKNGWTEDFGGGIWWRKDRKTEKNACINCPAAIIAARMYEINQDPTDLLMAIDLYKWVRANLLSPKGLIWDHVTKAGVNYWTFTYNQGTFIGAAVWLYKLTGEEHYLEDARLVADASMQYLTNTNGIFKEDGTGDGGGFKGICIRYLVELIRVDPHPEKYVDFVLKNAESIWNKSRNSQGLFGSGWAGPPKESRIESLENASAVMTLNLAAQLVPAK; this is translated from the coding sequence TTGTCGCTCATTAACAAAGCTATGGTCTTAGCTCTAATCATCTGCGGGATAGCCTCAATGGGCTTGCCCGTACCGACGGAGGGAAGGGACATGGAGTATTTGCATCAAGCGGCCGACGAGGCTCTCGATGCTATGATCGACGGGTTTTGGAATGATGAACAACTGCATTTCCACAAGTATAGCGACCGTTCAGGTTGGACGGACTTTTGGTGGCTCGCCCAAGTGTGGGATGCTGTCATGGATGGGGTAGAACGAACTGAGGGAAAAAATGAAAAGTGGCTAGAAATAATGGAACGGGTATACGCCGGACAACGTAGCCGTACTCCCACCTTCAGGAACCAATTCTATGACGATGAAGCGTGGTGGGCACTAGGATGCATCCGCGCCTATAAAATCACTAACAATCAGAAATACCTACGAATGGCCAACTCTCTGTGGAGTGACATCAAGAATGGATGGACAGAGGACTTTGGTGGAGGTATATGGTGGCGAAAGGATCGAAAGACAGAGAAGAACGCCTGTATCAATTGCCCTGCGGCAATAATTGCTGCTCGCATGTATGAGATCAACCAGGATCCTACGGATCTACTAATGGCCATTGACCTATACAAGTGGGTTCGTGCTAATTTACTCTCTCCCAAGGGCCTGATTTGGGACCATGTAACAAAGGCAGGGGTTAATTACTGGACCTTTACGTATAACCAAGGTACCTTCATTGGAGCCGCTGTATGGCTATACAAGCTTACCGGAGAAGAGCATTACTTAGAGGACGCCCGGCTTGTGGCTGATGCTTCAATGCAGTACTTGACAAATACCAACGGCATCTTTAAGGAAGACGGAACCGGGGATGGCGGTGGGTTTAAAGGAATTTGCATCCGCTATCTGGTGGAACTAATTAGGGTGGACCCCCATCCAGAGAAGTATGTGGATTTCGTTTTGAAGAATGCAGAGTCGATCTGGAACAAGAGCCGCAATTCCCAAGGGTTATTCGGTTCAGGATGGGCCGGACCCCCTAAAGAAAGCCGTATTGAAAGCCTGGAAAATGCCTCGGCGGTAATGACTCTCAATCTAGCTGCACAGTTGGTTCCCGCTAAATGA